The following coding sequences lie in one Methanohalophilus levihalophilus genomic window:
- a CDS encoding HisA/HisF-related TIM barrel protein — MFRIVFVLDIYNATVVHAQGGERRNYMPVHINSKVCDTSGVMDVVRTLNPQEIYVADLNVLQGEMQPEANREAIEKIASMAPTMLDTGIRELEDMDPWKDFAGNLILGTETCSMETISRICETYPGKSIVSIDRKGGKVLSSSDDIPEDTLAVLEVLNTLDLKDIVYLDLDRVGTGKGVDAHLLGKMNSLSTHNLLLGGGVKNMEDIRILDDIGLAGALVATAVHNGNIPLNIVQEGIFNGR, encoded by the coding sequence ATGTTTCGAATTGTCTTTGTATTAGACATATATAATGCTACCGTTGTCCATGCCCAAGGAGGCGAACGTCGAAATTACATGCCTGTGCATATCAACAGCAAGGTATGTGACACTTCCGGGGTTATGGATGTCGTCCGGACACTAAATCCTCAGGAGATCTACGTCGCTGATCTTAATGTTCTCCAGGGCGAAATGCAACCCGAAGCAAACAGGGAAGCAATAGAAAAAATCGCTTCAATGGCTCCCACAATGCTTGATACAGGCATTCGGGAACTTGAGGACATGGATCCGTGGAAAGACTTTGCAGGAAACTTAATACTGGGTACGGAGACATGTTCCATGGAAACAATAAGTCGGATTTGTGAAACATATCCGGGCAAATCCATTGTGAGCATTGACAGGAAGGGAGGAAAAGTGCTTTCCTCTTCTGACGATATCCCTGAAGACACGTTGGCAGTGCTGGAGGTTCTCAACACACTTGATTTGAAGGATATTGTTTATCTGGATCTGGATCGTGTTGGTACCGGGAAAGGTGTAGATGCACACCTGCTCGGAAAAATGAACTCCCTTTCAACCCATAATCTATTGTTGGGTGGGGGAGTGAAAAATATGGAAGATATAAGAATTCTGGATGATATCGGGCTTGCCGGGGCACTTGTTGCAACAGCAGTCCATAACGGGAATATTCCCTTAAACATAGTACAGGAAGGTATTTTTAATGGCAGATGA
- a CDS encoding aspartate dehydrogenase, which translates to MIRIGVVGCGAIGTEICKAVDTSIPGMKLYAIYDKHEDSVKQALASLVNSHPRVLDVPEMVLEVDLVVECASQKAVPEVVPTALKAKCDVLVASIGAFVDSELFDEVLSIAKENGCNIYLPSGAICGIDGLRSASIAGIDSVSITTEKAPKGLEGAPYILENDIDLDSITDKTLIFEGTAAEAVKAFPANVNVAATLSIAGIGFEKTQVRVIANPEITRNIHEITVKGDFGSFTNRIENVPSPINPKTSYLAPLSLIATLKKISNPLQLGT; encoded by the coding sequence ATGATAAGGATTGGAGTAGTTGGTTGCGGTGCCATTGGTACCGAGATTTGCAAAGCAGTGGATACCTCAATTCCGGGAATGAAGCTTTATGCGATATATGACAAGCACGAAGATTCAGTAAAACAGGCATTAGCATCCCTTGTTAATTCTCATCCGAGGGTTTTAGATGTGCCGGAAATGGTCCTGGAGGTTGATCTGGTTGTAGAATGCGCATCACAAAAGGCAGTTCCCGAGGTTGTTCCCACAGCCCTGAAGGCAAAGTGCGACGTCCTTGTTGCAAGCATTGGCGCATTTGTGGATTCCGAACTTTTTGATGAAGTCCTGTCTATTGCAAAGGAAAACGGTTGTAATATCTATCTCCCATCAGGCGCTATATGTGGAATAGATGGACTCAGATCGGCGTCAATTGCAGGAATTGATTCAGTGTCAATAACTACCGAAAAAGCACCAAAAGGCCTTGAAGGAGCTCCTTACATTCTTGAAAATGATATTGATCTTGATTCCATCACAGATAAAACACTAATTTTTGAAGGAACGGCAGCAGAAGCTGTTAAGGCTTTCCCGGCAAACGTTAATGTTGCAGCAACGCTCAGTATCGCAGGGATAGGGTTTGAAAAGACACAGGTCAGGGTTATTGCCAATCCGGAGATTACCCGCAATATCCACGAGATAACAGTAAAGGGGGATTTCGGGTCTTTCACCAACCGTATTGAGAATGTACCGTCCCCGATAAATCCGAAGACAAGTTACCTGGCTCCTCTTTCCCTGATAGCCACATTGAAAAAGATATCAAACCCCCTGCAACTGGGAACCTGA
- a CDS encoding DUF166 domain-containing protein: MASIGVIMRGKYGERLVETIRQYSSLDIVVTEIPSNLPDFIDEPDEYFSTLEIDPEVFNTDILITYSLHPDLTPEIVREAAKHGVKSVIVPGGVQKAPLSELKQIASEYGIHVEVDEICCTIGESPDNLAFTSRFGIPEFEVSVSDGKISDVKVTKGAPCGSTWQMANNIIGTAVEDAPAKAGLLIQQYPCRAVRGQEGGIHKSAEIHKKAMEDALKKLKKD; encoded by the coding sequence ATGGCAAGTATTGGTGTTATAATGAGGGGAAAATACGGGGAAAGACTTGTGGAGACTATTCGACAATACTCTTCGCTGGACATTGTTGTAACGGAAATTCCTTCAAACTTGCCGGACTTCATAGATGAGCCGGATGAATATTTTTCAACCCTGGAGATTGATCCGGAGGTATTCAATACTGATATTCTTATTACATACTCCCTTCACCCGGATCTCACGCCGGAGATTGTGCGTGAAGCCGCAAAACATGGTGTAAAATCCGTGATCGTACCCGGTGGCGTGCAAAAAGCCCCGTTATCGGAATTGAAACAAATTGCATCCGAGTACGGTATTCATGTTGAAGTGGATGAAATCTGCTGTACCATAGGAGAAAGCCCGGACAATCTGGCATTTACTTCAAGATTTGGAATTCCTGAATTTGAAGTATCAGTTTCAGACGGGAAAATCTCAGATGTAAAAGTTACTAAGGGAGCTCCCTGTGGAAGCACATGGCAGATGGCAAATAACATAATCGGGACTGCTGTGGAGGATGCTCCTGCAAAAGCAGGTTTGCTAATCCAGCAGTATCCCTGCAGGGCTGTGCGGGGTCAGGAAGGTGGCATCCACAAGTCTGCGGAAATCCACAAAAAAGCAATGGAAGATGCCCTTAAAAAATTGAAAAAGGACTAA
- a CDS encoding methanogenesis marker 14 protein: MSHKPRIAHTPSVRLLDLKSKPYFIVASVEVGNTTTKCILTATNLEEGKTYHVVKMVKMTRDVRKPKPNETVFGRTLTKVELTRESVAELVRDTLLAAVKKANLDIKNDIHFVVRSTGVVAGFDKPEEVGEFIKALADGCLLAGVPPKNMTPPLSIDNMPPKFQKFTKLQSVIFDGAVASVLPPTGSSGVEIVANEMEGELATAGIKEGSKWVDVDFRNPCASMDFGTTLDGRIISEDQPYARTIGNFCGYAGAIPDTIIRGTGLVDVELGTALDVFDEKPAGKLTMLFKGNKVKEYAKRIQDYIIIEPVPEDVERYGSVPVNPKAAKEIGVVLIGCDVGRNGSDMDKLSEIGREIYNQDGLKILFAVIDEVMSDVVYRLVKVANDEGLVFPDTTFGVTGRAGITGNKPNLILEKLDPLIPGNIDERVAFIDDGLARGAAVMARCMNSLGTTFNPLGGHTGGKCILGQRIKLQNK; the protein is encoded by the coding sequence ATGTCACATAAACCCCGAATTGCACACACTCCATCTGTAAGGCTGCTTGATCTCAAGTCGAAACCATACTTTATCGTGGCATCTGTTGAAGTCGGAAATACCACTACAAAGTGCATTCTCACTGCAACAAACCTTGAAGAGGGAAAAACATACCATGTTGTAAAAATGGTTAAAATGACTCGTGATGTCCGAAAACCAAAACCAAATGAGACAGTTTTCGGAAGAACACTCACGAAAGTCGAGCTTACAAGGGAATCCGTTGCCGAACTTGTTCGGGACACTTTGCTTGCAGCAGTCAAAAAAGCCAACCTCGACATTAAAAATGACATTCATTTTGTAGTCCGCTCCACCGGTGTAGTAGCCGGCTTTGATAAACCCGAAGAGGTAGGGGAGTTTATCAAGGCTCTTGCAGATGGCTGCCTGCTTGCGGGAGTGCCTCCTAAAAACATGACCCCACCCCTGTCTATTGACAACATGCCTCCTAAATTCCAGAAATTTACCAAGCTCCAGAGTGTCATTTTTGACGGAGCAGTTGCAAGTGTTTTGCCCCCAACCGGCTCAAGCGGTGTTGAAATTGTTGCAAACGAAATGGAAGGAGAACTCGCAACCGCCGGCATCAAGGAAGGGTCCAAATGGGTCGATGTGGACTTCCGTAACCCCTGCGCTTCAATGGATTTCGGGACAACCCTTGATGGCAGGATAATCAGCGAAGATCAGCCTTATGCCCGTACAATAGGTAACTTCTGCGGCTATGCAGGAGCCATTCCTGACACTATTATACGGGGAACCGGGCTTGTGGATGTCGAACTGGGAACTGCCCTTGACGTTTTTGACGAAAAGCCTGCCGGAAAGCTTACAATGCTCTTTAAAGGCAACAAAGTGAAGGAATACGCAAAGCGGATACAGGATTACATAATAATCGAGCCGGTTCCCGAAGATGTTGAAAGATATGGCAGTGTCCCTGTAAACCCAAAGGCTGCAAAGGAAATTGGGGTCGTTTTGATAGGCTGTGATGTCGGGAGGAATGGTTCCGATATGGATAAACTGTCAGAAATCGGCAGGGAAATTTACAATCAGGACGGACTGAAAATCCTTTTCGCAGTTATCGATGAAGTGATGTCTGATGTCGTTTACAGGCTCGTTAAAGTTGCAAATGACGAAGGACTTGTCTTCCCGGATACGACTTTTGGGGTTACGGGAAGAGCAGGAATTACAGGAAACAAACCAAATTTGATCCTTGAAAAGCTTGATCCTCTTATTCCAGGCAACATCGATGAAAGAGTTGCATTTATCGATGATGGTCTTGCAAGGGGAGCGGCCGTAATGGCACGTTGCATGAACTCCCTCGGGACAACGTTCAACCCTCTTGGAGGACATACCGGAGGCAAGTGTATACTGGGCCAGAGGATTAAACTCCAGAATAAGTGA
- a CDS encoding geranylgeranylglycerol-phosphate geranylgeranyltransferase — MYPYLQLMRIGNCGMGAFASAIAVFIAFGILTNGEASLFPVLDSLLVMATVVLVTGAGNTINDYFDIHIDSINRPNRPIPSGNVSARSALNFAILLFAVGIFLALWINYVCAAIAIFNSFLLILYARNLKGMPLIGNFSVGYLTGSTFLFGGAVFGIPGLSALAILFLLATFATISREIVKDIEDMEGDLRDGARTLPIVAGEKASVMLASSLGVIGIIASPYPYITGLLGEGYLYLVILADAVFAFAILTILRGNPAKSSKLFKYAMFLALFAFVAGSL; from the coding sequence ATGTATCCTTACCTACAACTAATGCGCATAGGCAATTGCGGGATGGGAGCATTTGCTTCTGCGATTGCTGTTTTTATTGCTTTTGGAATCCTCACTAATGGAGAAGCTAGCTTGTTTCCAGTTCTGGATTCATTACTTGTGATGGCGACAGTTGTGCTTGTAACAGGTGCAGGCAACACCATAAATGATTATTTTGATATTCATATTGACTCCATAAACCGGCCCAACAGGCCAATTCCTTCGGGAAATGTTTCTGCAAGAAGCGCTCTTAATTTTGCTATCTTGCTTTTTGCAGTCGGAATTTTCCTTGCCCTTTGGATTAACTACGTCTGTGCAGCAATTGCAATTTTCAACTCTTTCCTGCTGATTCTGTATGCAAGAAACCTGAAAGGTATGCCCTTGATAGGCAATTTTTCAGTTGGATATCTCACGGGCTCCACATTCCTTTTCGGAGGAGCGGTCTTTGGTATCCCGGGACTTAGCGCTCTGGCAATTTTGTTCCTTCTGGCTACATTTGCAACCATCTCCCGGGAAATTGTAAAGGACATAGAGGATATGGAGGGCGATCTTCGGGATGGCGCCAGGACACTTCCAATAGTCGCAGGAGAAAAAGCTTCAGTGATGCTGGCTTCATCGCTGGGGGTCATTGGAATTATTGCAAGCCCTTATCCATATATCACCGGTCTTCTCGGGGAAGGTTACCTGTACCTTGTAATTCTTGCAGATGCAGTTTTTGCTTTTGCAATTCTTACGATCCTTCGCGGGAACCCGGCAAAATCGTCAAAACTGTTTAAGTACGCCATGTTCCTGGCGCTATTTGCATTTGTAGCAGGTTCACTGTAA
- a CDS encoding (5-formylfuran-3-yl)methyl phosphate synthase, translating into MKLLISPINTEEAIAALHGGADIIDVKNPKEGSLGANFPWVIKEVKDAIQSKKPVSATLGDFNFKPGTAALAACGAATSGASYVKIGLYDIQTEEQAFEVLSGIAKTAAMMDKPPKVVACAYSDYKRINSIAPELLPAVGARAGVDLVMVDTGVKDGASTFEFMSEEELTDFVNKAREVGLETAIAGSLKFEDIPMLQRIDPDIIGVRGMVCGGDRTSTIKKELVEELKAKMS; encoded by the coding sequence ATGAAATTGCTCATAAGCCCCATCAACACTGAAGAAGCAATCGCTGCTTTACACGGCGGTGCTGACATTATCGATGTCAAGAACCCAAAAGAGGGATCTCTTGGCGCAAATTTCCCCTGGGTCATTAAAGAAGTCAAGGATGCAATCCAATCCAAAAAACCTGTCAGTGCAACCCTTGGTGACTTTAATTTTAAACCGGGAACCGCTGCCCTTGCTGCCTGTGGTGCTGCAACCTCAGGAGCAAGTTATGTAAAAATCGGCCTTTATGACATTCAGACTGAAGAACAGGCTTTTGAAGTTCTTTCCGGAATTGCAAAAACAGCCGCAATGATGGATAAACCACCAAAAGTCGTCGCCTGTGCATACTCCGACTACAAAAGAATTAACTCAATTGCTCCGGAACTGCTGCCTGCAGTCGGTGCTCGTGCAGGGGTTGACCTTGTGATGGTGGATACAGGTGTAAAAGATGGTGCTTCAACTTTTGAATTTATGTCAGAGGAAGAGCTCACAGATTTTGTAAACAAAGCACGTGAAGTGGGACTTGAAACAGCTATTGCAGGCAGTCTGAAATTTGAAGACATACCTATGCTCCAGCGGATCGATCCTGACATTATTGGCGTCAGGGGAATGGTTTGCGGTGGAGACAGAACCTCCACAATTAAGAAAGAGCTTGTGGAAGAACTCAAGGCAAAGATGTCCTGA
- a CDS encoding CDC48 family AAA ATPase — translation MSETIEVCVAEALHRDAGRGIARLDKLLMQKIGAVSGDIVEIKGKKNTYAIVWPGYPDDSGKDIIRIDGNIRGNAGIGIDDNVSIKKSNPREAQRILLTTTQPIHLGNYSRFLHRVLEGRPLDRGQRIKVAAVNNPMSFVVTSTQPTGPVIVGRSTKIEVKEKPEDAGSSSEQISYEDIGGLKREISLMREMIELPLRHPELFQKLGIEPPAGVLLFGPPGTGKTMIAKAVASETEASFFSISGPEIVSKYYGESEQKLREIFEQAQKEAPSIIFIDEVDSIAPKRDEVFGEVEQRVVAQLLSLLDGLRERGRVIVIAATNRPNSIDPALRRGGRFDREMEIGIPDREGRLQVLYVHTRGMPLAENVNLERIADVTYGFVGADLSSLCKEAAMHALRRILPKMAIDEEIPPELLDELIVAEEDFDEALKNVEPSALREVFIEMATVHWDDIGGLEAEKQELKEAVEWPLQYPELFEATATRPPKGILLFGPPGTGKTLLAKAAACESGVNIISIKGPELLSRYVGDSEKAVRETFRKAKQAAPTIIFFDEIDSIAPLRGNTDDSGGSERVVSQILTEIDGIEDLKDIVIIAATNRPDRVDPALLRPGRLDRLIHINIPDKAGREQIFRIHSKGKPLAEDVDLKSLAEMTEGYGGADIDAICREASMLAIRETVEQGKSREEIRASASSIQIHESHFLEAIKKVKPSKDSSNEEDGMMQKYFS, via the coding sequence ATGAGCGAGACAATTGAAGTATGTGTTGCGGAAGCCTTACATCGTGATGCAGGGAGAGGTATTGCGAGACTCGACAAGTTGCTGATGCAGAAGATAGGAGCTGTAAGCGGCGACATTGTCGAAATAAAGGGTAAAAAAAATACATATGCAATTGTCTGGCCCGGTTATCCTGACGATTCCGGTAAAGATATCATCAGAATTGACGGAAACATTCGTGGGAATGCAGGAATCGGAATCGATGACAATGTCTCCATAAAAAAATCCAATCCCCGTGAAGCCCAACGTATCCTGCTAACCACTACACAACCTATTCATCTTGGAAATTACTCTCGTTTTTTGCATCGTGTTCTTGAGGGGAGGCCTCTGGATCGCGGACAGCGTATCAAGGTTGCAGCTGTCAACAACCCGATGTCTTTTGTGGTTACTTCTACCCAGCCCACCGGCCCGGTTATTGTCGGGCGAAGCACAAAGATAGAGGTGAAAGAAAAACCTGAAGATGCAGGATCTTCTTCCGAGCAGATTTCATATGAGGACATTGGTGGGCTGAAGCGTGAAATCAGTCTTATGCGGGAGATGATTGAACTTCCGTTGAGGCATCCCGAGCTTTTCCAGAAACTGGGAATCGAACCCCCTGCAGGAGTTCTTCTTTTCGGCCCCCCTGGCACCGGGAAAACCATGATTGCTAAAGCGGTAGCCAGTGAAACCGAAGCAAGTTTCTTTTCAATCAGCGGCCCTGAGATAGTCTCAAAGTATTACGGCGAAAGCGAGCAAAAACTCAGGGAAATTTTCGAACAAGCTCAAAAGGAAGCTCCTTCAATAATTTTCATTGACGAAGTGGATTCCATTGCCCCAAAGAGAGATGAGGTGTTTGGGGAAGTGGAACAAAGAGTAGTTGCCCAGCTTCTCTCCCTTCTGGACGGTCTGCGTGAAAGAGGTAGAGTAATTGTAATTGCCGCCACCAACCGTCCGAATTCAATCGATCCGGCACTTCGCAGAGGAGGGCGTTTTGACAGGGAAATGGAAATAGGGATCCCTGATAGGGAAGGGAGGCTGCAGGTTTTATACGTTCATACAAGAGGTATGCCTTTAGCTGAAAACGTTAATCTTGAGAGGATTGCGGATGTTACCTACGGTTTTGTAGGAGCGGATCTCTCTTCTCTTTGCAAGGAAGCCGCAATGCATGCCCTGAGGCGCATTCTTCCAAAAATGGCTATTGATGAAGAAATTCCTCCGGAACTGCTTGACGAATTAATCGTAGCTGAAGAGGACTTTGATGAAGCCCTGAAAAATGTGGAACCATCCGCACTCAGGGAAGTATTCATTGAAATGGCTACTGTCCACTGGGATGATATCGGCGGACTTGAAGCTGAGAAACAGGAACTCAAGGAAGCTGTAGAATGGCCCTTGCAATACCCGGAGCTGTTTGAAGCTACTGCGACACGACCTCCGAAGGGAATCTTGCTTTTTGGTCCTCCCGGAACCGGGAAAACACTTCTTGCAAAAGCTGCTGCCTGTGAAAGTGGTGTGAATATTATTAGCATTAAGGGACCTGAACTTTTAAGTCGCTATGTGGGTGACTCAGAAAAAGCAGTCCGTGAAACATTCAGGAAAGCCAAGCAAGCTGCACCTACGATTATCTTTTTTGATGAAATCGATTCCATAGCACCCTTAAGAGGAAATACGGACGATTCGGGTGGCAGCGAAAGGGTTGTAAGCCAGATCCTAACTGAAATTGATGGTATTGAAGATTTGAAAGATATCGTGATTATCGCAGCTACAAACCGCCCTGACAGGGTAGATCCGGCACTATTACGCCCCGGAAGACTGGACAGGCTTATTCACATAAACATTCCTGACAAAGCTGGAAGGGAGCAAATTTTCCGGATACACTCGAAGGGTAAACCCCTTGCAGAAGACGTGGACCTGAAAAGCCTTGCTGAGATGACCGAAGGGTATGGCGGCGCGGATATAGATGCAATTTGCAGGGAAGCTTCAATGCTTGCAATTCGAGAGACCGTTGAACAGGGAAAGTCCCGTGAGGAAATACGTGCATCTGCCAGCTCAATACAAATTCATGAAAGCCATTTTCTGGAAGCAATTAAAAAAGTAAAACCTTCAAAGGATTCTTCCAACGAAGAAGATGGAATGATGCAAAAATACTTTAGCTGA
- the tmk gene encoding dTMP kinase, which translates to MKGKLITLEGIDGAGKSTVLDFLKNHPVFGKAVFTREPTTNWTGEAVERAINSDTDPMAELLLFTADHADHIARVIRPSILEGKNVISDRYYDSRIAYQTVTLQGVLDDPAEWIQKLHQGWTIEPDLTLLLDLDPAVAVSRCNTREVQTKFEKIDFLNKVRRNFLDLAEKQPERFCVIDASQDVEDVKKQITEALTGLF; encoded by the coding sequence ATGAAGGGAAAACTCATTACGCTGGAAGGGATTGACGGAGCCGGCAAAAGTACCGTACTGGATTTCCTCAAAAATCATCCCGTTTTCGGGAAAGCTGTTTTCACGCGGGAGCCAACAACTAACTGGACCGGTGAGGCGGTGGAACGTGCTATTAACTCGGATACCGATCCAATGGCTGAATTACTTCTTTTTACAGCAGACCATGCTGATCACATTGCACGAGTCATCCGTCCATCAATACTGGAAGGAAAAAATGTAATCTCCGATAGGTATTATGACAGCAGGATAGCATACCAGACTGTCACGCTTCAGGGAGTTCTGGATGACCCGGCAGAGTGGATTCAAAAGCTTCATCAGGGATGGACAATTGAACCTGATCTTACGCTGCTGCTTGATCTTGACCCTGCTGTGGCCGTATCCAGATGCAATACCCGTGAAGTCCAGACTAAATTTGAAAAAATAGATTTCCTGAATAAAGTCAGGAGAAATTTCCTTGATTTGGCTGAAAAACAGCCTGAAAGGTTCTGTGTAATTGACGCCTCGCAAGATGTTGAAGACGTCAAAAAACAGATCACAGAAGCCCTTACAGGATTATTCTGA
- the nadC gene encoding carboxylating nicotinate-nucleotide diphosphorylase, translated as MFTSHLEEFIEEDLGYNDISCTIVPDKTQKAVIFAKENCILAGTGVAKEILDYFGIKYEQLFDDGDFLVAGNTIFELEGSAISILRAERLTLNFLGHLSGIATLTRKCVDLVSRQSKTRIAATRKTTPGLRRYEKLAVIAGGGDPHRFNLSDSIMIKDNHRNMMGLENAILEAQKRASFTQKIEVEVESVSDALIAAKMNVDIIMLDNMEPSEISDTISALQAEGLREHVIIEISGGISPANLNIFADTGADIISMGSLIHKSRWIDISLEVKE; from the coding sequence ATGTTCACGTCGCATCTGGAAGAATTTATTGAAGAAGATCTTGGTTACAATGACATTTCCTGTACAATTGTGCCTGACAAAACCCAAAAGGCAGTTATTTTTGCAAAGGAAAACTGCATCCTCGCAGGAACCGGGGTTGCAAAAGAAATACTGGATTATTTTGGAATTAAATATGAGCAGCTTTTTGACGACGGGGACTTCCTGGTTGCAGGAAACACCATTTTTGAACTTGAAGGAAGTGCCATATCCATACTGAGAGCTGAACGCCTCACATTAAACTTCCTTGGGCATTTGAGTGGAATTGCAACCCTCACACGCAAATGTGTGGATCTTGTATCAAGACAATCCAAAACAAGGATTGCCGCTACAAGGAAAACAACTCCCGGACTTCGCAGATATGAAAAACTTGCAGTAATAGCAGGAGGAGGGGACCCCCACCGCTTCAATCTTTCAGACTCTATTATGATCAAGGATAATCACCGAAATATGATGGGGCTTGAAAATGCCATCCTTGAAGCACAAAAAAGAGCCAGCTTTACTCAGAAAATAGAAGTGGAAGTTGAATCTGTTTCTGATGCCCTTATTGCTGCAAAAATGAATGTTGACATAATCATGCTTGACAATATGGAGCCCTCAGAAATCAGTGACACAATTTCAGCACTTCAGGCTGAAGGATTACGTGAACATGTAATAATTGAGATATCAGGTGGGATATCACCTGCAAACCTAAACATTTTCGCTGATACCGGTGCCGATATTATTTCAATGGGATCCCTGATTCACAAGTCCCGCTGGATAGATATCAGCCTGGAAGTAAAAGAGTGA
- a CDS encoding RNA ligase partner protein — protein MLRQRFVLDTTGLTDLQARDSVGADNVCDGMKEILELIAQARLDLQISCYVPFPSVYNELREFASNNNCDSEVFAKIDTWLVKKTPDRYEVKIPSRIFHEYVAYMRERIDKGMNVAEEAIREASYECLFLTSEAENRKQVETEIEREVIGSIVGKFRNKYRSALRYGILDSAPDIDVLLLAKELDAAVVAKDYGIQKWAEQLGVRFVPADTFPMMLKEYLSHKETKSNLQ, from the coding sequence ATGCTAAGACAAAGATTTGTGCTGGATACTACCGGACTTACGGACCTGCAGGCAAGGGATAGTGTGGGGGCAGACAATGTCTGCGACGGTATGAAAGAGATTCTTGAATTGATAGCGCAGGCAAGACTTGATCTTCAGATCAGTTGCTATGTACCTTTTCCTTCCGTTTACAACGAATTACGGGAATTTGCATCAAACAACAATTGTGATAGCGAAGTTTTTGCCAAAATAGATACCTGGCTTGTGAAAAAAACACCTGACAGGTATGAAGTCAAGATTCCTTCCCGCATTTTCCATGAGTATGTGGCCTACATGAGGGAGAGGATTGACAAGGGCATGAACGTCGCCGAGGAAGCAATCCGAGAAGCATCCTACGAATGCCTGTTCCTAACATCTGAAGCCGAGAATCGAAAGCAGGTCGAGACCGAAATAGAAAGGGAAGTCATTGGCTCCATAGTCGGGAAATTCCGAAATAAGTACAGATCTGCATTGCGTTATGGTATTCTAGACAGTGCTCCCGACATCGATGTATTACTTCTTGCCAAGGAACTTGATGCAGCTGTAGTTGCCAAGGATTACGGAATCCAGAAATGGGCTGAGCAGCTTGGTGTACGTTTTGTACCTGCAGATACATTTCCCATGATGCTCAAAGAATACCTCAGTCATAAGGAAACAAAAAGTAACTTACAGTGA